The Streptomyces sp. NBC_01439 genome contains the following window.
GACCCGTCCGCCGCCGCGATCGTCTCGATCGAGATCCGCAGGTCCCGCTGCGCCGTGTCCAGCTCGTAGAACGCGGCCGCGGCAGCATCCTTCGCCGCCTGCGCATCCGCCCGCCGACTCTCGTCCCGCCCGCCGAACCACCGCCGGGATGCCGTCGTCACAATCCCTCTCCCGTACCGCGTCCGCCATGCCCCGGTCCATTCTCTCCCACGGGAACGGGTTTGCGTGGGGGGTGTGCCTGCCATGTAGGCTGTCCACTCATCCACGGGTGCGTAGCTCAGGGGTAGAGCGCTGCTCTTACAAAGCAGATGTCGGCGGTTCGAAACCGTCCGCGCCCACCAGTACGAAGGCCCCCCGCCGATCATGGCGGGGGGCCTTCTGCATCTCCACCCGACATCAACGGGGACGGCCAGGGACGAGCACGTCGGCCGGGACCGGATCAGGTCGATGGACGGTCGAGCGTCCGAGCCTGAGCAGCACCATGGCCTCCGGCGCGATCAGCATCTCGGGAGCGGCGGTGGTCATGACGCGACTCCTTCCAGGGCGAGTTGGTCGTGCATGCCTTCGCGGGCGGTCTGGCGGTTGAGCTGGATGCCGCGGGCGATGGTGGTGGTGAGGACGGATTTGCCGGGGGAGTGGCCGTGGCGGCGCACTTCAGGGGGGCGAGGGCGAGCGCGGTGTCCGGCTCGACGTCGCCGAGACCGCGGGGGAGCACTGCGGACTGCCCGGAGGCGGCCAGCGGCGAGGGCGGGGTGGCCTCTTGCGCACGGCCGGCCGACTGCCAGGCTCGATTCGGGCCGGGCGCCGTACCCCCGCCGTCACGGATGACGGGAGCGTGAGGCGAACGCGCCACCGGGAACGGGTTGGCGGGGAGCAGCTGCTGCCGCGATGTGGTGCCGGCCGGTGTGGTCGTGGCTGATGAGCGCGTCGTTCAGCCGTTCTCCGGCAACTCGTCGGCCCCCAGCCTCAGTGGCCGTAGACGTGCCCGCGCACCAGGGGGTCGTTCTCGAGAATGAAGTCCGATACCTTCCAGAATTCACTCAGCTTCGGATGCTGCAGGGCGGCTTCACGATCGAGTTTGAGGCCGAAAAGAGGCCCGTCCGGGTTGGCGAGGCCAGCGGTCACCAGGGTGGAAGCAGGCGTGGACTGTCCCGCTACCGGGCCCACTCGGCAGGCGAACGCAACGTGATCATTCCACTCGTCAGGGCCCACGCCCCACGTACCAAAGATCACGTCTATCCATGCGTCGTGGTCTCGGTCGGAGTGGTGATAGCAGTTTGCGAAGTAGACGGCATACGGGCTTCCGCCCGCGTAGACGTAGTCCCAGGCCCGCTCAACGGGGGCGTTGCAGCAGTCGCACATGAACTCGCGAGTCTGGCGGTCGGGGCCGAAGGTCAGCAGCATGCCGGACATCATGCTCGAAGCCCTGACGGGCCGAGACGGCAGGTCGCCATCAGGCGCAGTTCTGGAGGCCGCAGCGTCGTCGCCGTGCCCCGTACGTGCCCGATCGAGCAGGGAAGCACGGGGAACGCGCGGGGATCATGGCCAAGGAGCGGGCCCCTGGCCAGCCGAGGCGGTTTTCGGGACCGACCAGGGCTGAGGGGTGAGGGGGCGAACTCGGTAGGCATTTCCCGCCACTGACCACTGACCACTGACCACTGACCACTGACCGCTCGACCGGAACCGCCAGATCACACCATCGAACTGCTCCCGCAACCGCTCCGGGTGCGGGCCGTACCTACCGATCGGCAGGTACGGCTCGATGAACTTCCACTGCGCATGCGTGAGTTGGCAAGGCGTCACGTCACGGTCTCAGTCCTCCTGGGTTCCACCTCGCGCAGGGGTCAGAACCCAGGAACTGATCACGACACCACGAAAACCCTAGTTCCCCTGGGCGAAGGCGGACAGATCCATGAGGTCGTCGATGATGGAACGGCCGGTCCTGTCCACCGGCTCCAGACGGGCCACGAGCTCAAGGCTGGCCGTGATGTCGGGATCCTTGATGCGGTCCTCGATCTGCAGCAGTGCGTCCCGCAGTCGTTGCCGGTGTTCTGCGACGTGGCCGGCCACGGCGTCAATGAGCAATTGCCCCTGCTGCAAGGCGGCACCGGCGAAGTCGGCACTGGCCTTCTGGACCTCTTGGTCGAGCTGGCTCTTGCGTTGGTCCCGAGCCTGATCGAGCACGGACCTACGTGCCCGCAGTCCCCTGGCGGCCACTATGACGGCTGCTCCCGCCAGCGCCACCCCGCCCGTGATGGCAGAGAGCGACAGACTGGTCATGAGGGCGGCGGAGCTTGCGCTGCCCAGGGCACTGAGAATCGTGACGGCGGCCGCGCTGTTCTGAAGCACTCCGTAGACGTCGTACCTGCGGCGTTCGTCCAAGGAGGAGAGGAGTTCGCCGGGCTCGATGCGAGCCTCCGGGACTAGGCGTGTGGCGTGCTCCTCATGCAGTTCGCTGCGCAACAGGGCCCGGGCCCGGGTGTCGAGTTCCTCCAGGTGCTGTGCCCACACGGTGGCCGGCCCTTGTTCCGTCGTCATCCACTCGGTGAACAAACGCGTCTGGCGCACCTTGACCTCGGCGAGGTGTTCTGCGCCCAGGTGCCCGCGGTCGATCAGGGCGTCCAGCTCCGCGTGGAAGACCGCCTTGAGTTCAACGAATCGCTGCCCGGTATCGCGAACATGGCGGTTCAGCTCGTCTTCCAGTTCGGTGCGGATGTTTGCCGCAGACCGTTCTGTGTCATCCAACCGGTCCTGCAAGCTGGCCCGCTCCGCCTCCAGCTGTTCTACCGACACCTGATGGGTGGCAAGTACATCGGTGACGTAGCGGTGCTTGGTGCGGACGAGCCGGAACGCCTCAGTCGCGATCTTCCCCAGGTGGTATTGACCCGTCCCGTTCTCGATCAGCTCGGTGAGACGATCGCGCAGAGCGTCCATCCGGCTTTCGCTGCGGTTCCGCTGCGCCGCCCGCGTATCGCCCTCGGCTTCGTCCAGGTCGGCCTGGGCCTCCCAAGCGGGTGACACCGGAAGGAAGCCCTCGCCGATGAACGCAGCTCCCGTCCCGCCCGGCGCTGAGAAGCGCTCGCTCAGATACGCGTTGTTGGTGTCCTGCGCCGACCGCCAGCCCTCGCGGTTGTCATTGCCGAGCTGATCGGCGCGGTCGATACCGGTCAGCACCCACAGCACCGGCTTGCCGCTCTGCAGGTGATGGTTGTACAGATCCGTCATGAGCTCCAGCTCGCCCGCGGTGAGGGTCGAGGTCCCCTGGGTCACGTAGATGAAGCAGTCGGCCTCGGCCCAGGCGTTGCGCATGATCTGCTCGTGCACCGGATTCGGAGACTCGGCACCGGGTAGATCGAAGAATTTCGCGGGGAGCAGTGCGTTCTCGATGAGCAGTTCGATCTGCTCGACTTCCAGCTGATAGTGGTCGGGGAGACGGTTGGCCCGGTCACCATCGGCGGCACCGTAGGCCGCGACGACGCCCGGCGCCAGGTCAGTTCCGATCTCGACCCACTCCCCGTCGGAATGTCCGACGAACCTGACGCGCAGCACTCCCCGCCCGGGCGCATACACACCGTTGTCCGCATGGACCGGACGCACCGTGGACGGACATGCCGTGGTCGGGGTCGGGGAGGACGGCAGTATGCCGATGTACTGCTTGTGGTAGCCGCCGTCCGGCTGCTCGAACCGCATGTATCGCAGGCCCTTCTGCAGGCCGCTGATCAGAAAGCTCTTGCCGGACGACTGGCGGCCCAGCAGTCCCACATTGAGAAGCGATGACAGCGCGCGCCCCCGCTGACCGCGTAGATCGCGCACCCGTTCTTCGATCTCCACATCGCTGATCGCGAGACCTGGTATCCCCCGCAGGCCGTTCATCCAGTGCTCGCAGCGTTCAAGCGACCGCAGTAAGTCTTCGCGCACCTCATCGACACTCGCCATGGCCTAATCGATACACCAGATGGGGACTGTGCAGAGGGGGATTGTTCAAATGGCCTGGCTGTCGACGGATGGTCCCCAGTGAGGGACGACTCCGTCCGGGCGGACGCGCGGATCGAGGTGCGGAGCCTCGGGGGAGAGGTCGTCATCGAGGCGAACGCCGCGGGTCTCAGGACGCTCGCAGGGCATTTGCTCGTACTGGCCGGCGACGACGTTCCCGATGGAAGCCATCTGCACCTCGAAGGCGGCAACGGTCTGCCGGAAGGGTCCGCCGGCTTGGTCCTGGAGCGCTGCCACGACGAGTGAGGGCTCCCGGCGGCGGCCGCTCACCCGTCCCCGGGGCAGGGTGAGGTGCCCCGGCTTCTCTCCCCCCTCGGCGGATGCCGGACAACCGGTTTTGCTCGCCTATGGTTTGAAGTTGATCATCAGATGGTGTGAGCAGCGAAGGGGCGCGGACGTGCGCGGATTGAAGGGCGCAGTGGGGGCCGTCGGGCTGGCTCTGCTGCTCGCGGGGTGCGGCGGTGGCGCATCGGAGCCGGAGTCAGAGCCGCTCGGCAAGGACACCGGGATCCGGTACGACAAGTCCCAGGTACCGACGGTCCAGAACATGACCTGTGACCGCAAGCGCGGCTCGATCCGGTACGGGCTCAACGCCCACAAGGACGATTCCCTGCCCGAGCACAAGGGGGAGAAGGACTCCGAGGACTACGTCTGCCACGGCCCGGACCGGATCAGTCTCGCCGTCGGAGGGAAGACGGTGACGGCGCCGCACATCGCGGCCGAGTACGACCTTTACGGAGCCGTCCCGGACCCGCTCAAGACCGTCAAGACCGTGTACGGCGAATCCTTGGCGGACGACAACGAACGCACCCTGGTCGGCGAGGCGGAGACGGTCACCACCAAGACGGCCGCGATCACCTGCCAGAAGAACGTCTGGGAGACCTTCCCCATGACCACCTGCCTGTGGGCGAACCACGGCGCGGTCGGCGCGGTCGACTTCTTCCCGCCCGCGGGCCGGCACCCCGAGATCGCGGAAGCAGTCGCCCGGACCAAGGAACTCATCGCAACAGGCCTGGTGGAATCCCCCCGCTGATCTCGCGGGCCGGTCGTCACCGCGGTGGCGCGGCGGCCGAGCCCGTCCTGAGCGCGTCCTGAGCCCGTCCTGAGCGCGACCGGCCCGAACGGCGTCGCTTGGTTCCTCGCCCGGCAGTGACGGGAGGCCGTACGGCCACGTTCATGCCCGGGCTGCTATGCCCAGCTCCGCGAGCAAGCCGCGGATCCGCTCCTCGATCGAATCGCGGATCGGCCGGACCGCGGCCACGCCCTGGCCGGCGGGGTCGTCCAACGTCCAGTCGAGGTACCGCTTGCCCGGGAAATAGGGGCACGCGTCGCCGCACCCCATGGTGATCACGACGTCGGACGTCTGAACCGCCAGGGCCGTGAGCGCCTTGGGGGTTTCGGCTGAGACGTCGATGCCTACCTCGCGCATGGCTTCGACCACGGCCGGGTTCACGGTGTCGGCGGGGGCGGAACCGGCCGATCGGACGGTCACCCGGTCGCCGCCCAGGTGGGTGAGGAAGGCTGCGGCCATTTGGGACCGGCCCGCGTTGTGGACGCAGACGAACAGCACGGAGGGGACGTTGGTGGTGGTCATGGTCGGGGCTCCTGTGTCGAGGTGGATCAGTGGCCGGTGGCGGTGAGTTCGTGCTCGGCGCAGGAGGCGCGTGCGCGGTCCTTCGGCGTCGGGAGGCGGCCGAAGAGGGCGGCGAGCAGGAAGAGGCCGAGGGCGGCGCCGAGGAACTGGGCGGCGACGAACGGCGGTACGGAGGCGGGGGCGATGCCTGCGAAGGAGTCGGAGAAGGCGCGCGCGATGGTGACGGCCGGGTTGGCGAAGCTGGTGGAGGAGGTGAACCAGTACGCCGCGCCGATGTAGGACGCCACCACGAGCGGGCCGATTCGCTGCTGACCGGTGCGGGCCAGTCCGAGGGCGAGCAGGACCAGGCCGGCGGTCGCGACGACCTCGCCGAGCCAGAGGTGACCGGCGGACCGGTCGTGGGTGGAGAGCCGGGCGAGGGGCTCGCCGAACATCGCGTTCGCCAGGATCGCGCCGCCGATGCCGCCGGCTAGCTGCGCGGGTACGTACGCCGCCACGTCCCGCAGGTCGGGTCCGTCCTCGCTGCGGCGCCCCGTCCACCATGCGGCCAGGGTCACGGCCGGATTGAAGTGGGCGCCGGAGAGCGGCCCGAGCAGGGCGATCAGCACACCGAGGCCGAAGACCGTCGCCAGGGAGTTGGCCAGTAGTTGCAGGGCCAGGTCGTCGGTCAGCTCGGTCGCCTGGATGCCGGAGCCGACCACCACCGCAACCAGGGCGGCCGTCCCGACCAGCTCGCCCAGTGCGCGACGCCGCAGGGGTGCGGTCATCCGACCGTTCCCGCCGCTCCGGCGGTTACGGACGTTCCGGCAGTTACGGATGTTCTTGCCGCTCCGGCTGTTACGGCCTCGTCGGCGGCCTGGAGGAGCGAGGAGAGCTGGGCGAGGGCGGCGGGCAGCACCCAGTAGTAGACCCAGGTGCCCCGTCGCTCCGAGCCCACCAGTCCCGCTTCCCTCAGCACCTTGAGGTGGTGCGAGATCGTCGGCTGCGAGACGTCGAACGGGCCGATGAGGTCGCAGACGCACGCCTCGCCGCCCTCGTGCGAGGCGATCAACGAGAGCAGTCGAAGTC
Protein-coding sequences here:
- a CDS encoding ArsR/SmtB family transcription factor, whose protein sequence is MSNSELPVIGQDDGAACCSPMVRKPLDEESAAALAKMFKALSDPVRLRLLSLIASHEGGEACVCDLIGPFDVSQPTISHHLKVLREAGLVGSERRGTWVYYWVLPAALAQLSSLLQAADEAVTAGAARTSVTAGTSVTAGAAGTVG
- a CDS encoding aquaporin; the encoded protein is MTAPLRRRALGELVGTAALVAVVVGSGIQATELTDDLALQLLANSLATVFGLGVLIALLGPLSGAHFNPAVTLAAWWTGRRSEDGPDLRDVAAYVPAQLAGGIGGAILANAMFGEPLARLSTHDRSAGHLWLGEVVATAGLVLLALGLARTGQQRIGPLVVASYIGAAYWFTSSTSFANPAVTIARAFSDSFAGIAPASVPPFVAAQFLGAALGLFLLAALFGRLPTPKDRARASCAEHELTATGH
- a CDS encoding arsenate reductase ArsC, translating into MTTTNVPSVLFVCVHNAGRSQMAAAFLTHLGGDRVTVRSAGSAPADTVNPAVVEAMREVGIDVSAETPKALTALAVQTSDVVITMGCGDACPYFPGKRYLDWTLDDPAGQGVAAVRPIRDSIEERIRGLLAELGIAARA
- a CDS encoding Imm32 family immunity protein — protein: MRDDSVRADARIEVRSLGGEVVIEANAAGLRTLAGHLLVLAGDDVPDGSHLHLEGGNGLPEGSAGLVLERCHDE